The following proteins come from a genomic window of Nostoc sp. TCL26-01:
- a CDS encoding RAMP superfamily CRISPR-associated protein yields MIKLQELSNSLQTYSITAVIDTALCIGAGGASGSLVDKPIVRNAENNLLIPASQLKGRLRHECEKIARGLKWHICYSPNPQTMCPQRAGLSEDFIISDYEISTLAEDRQHHCLICQIFGNPVLPSRITFDDLICQEAPENLPEVIRPGVTINRRRRTAEEDKLFFLETSPANTQLRFTGNIYLSHPPVYAAALIQAGLRHIHALGGSKSAGLGWLHWEFPALTVEQAAWDFLAKGFTNNAKD; encoded by the coding sequence ATGATTAAACTACAAGAATTATCCAATTCACTTCAAACCTACTCAATTACAGCCGTTATTGATACAGCTTTATGTATTGGTGCTGGAGGTGCTTCTGGTTCTCTGGTAGATAAACCAATTGTTCGCAATGCAGAAAATAACTTATTAATTCCTGCTTCTCAACTAAAAGGACGTTTACGCCATGAATGCGAAAAAATTGCCAGGGGTTTAAAGTGGCATATTTGCTATTCTCCCAACCCACAAACTATGTGTCCTCAAAGAGCAGGTTTATCAGAAGATTTTATCATATCAGACTATGAAATCTCTACCCTAGCAGAAGATAGGCAACATCATTGTTTAATTTGTCAAATTTTTGGTAATCCTGTGTTACCTTCGCGGATAACTTTCGATGATTTAATCTGTCAAGAAGCACCAGAGAATTTACCAGAAGTCATACGTCCTGGTGTCACTATCAACCGCCGCCGACGCACTGCGGAAGAAGACAAACTTTTCTTTTTAGAAACGTCACCAGCAAACACCCAACTCAGATTTACGGGTAATATTTATTTATCTCATCCCCCCGTTTATGCAGCAGCATTAATTCAAGCAGGATTGCGACATATTCATGCTTTAGGTGGTAGTAAATCAGCAGGTTTAGGTTGGTTACATTGGGAATTTCCTGCCTTAACTGTAGAACAAGCAGCATGGGATTTTCTGGCTAAAGGATTTACAAATAATGCAAAAGATTGA
- the cas10 gene encoding type III-B CRISPR-associated protein Cas10/Cmr2, protein MKDAPQNIAIGISWCLAWGDEYQPQDLAKQTREALNGGNELPQEFQDLVRQVEKIQQEEFPLSVEELKAVSEKYSQIGNAKVGLVYGGATKIKQYMFESAKIQEIRGASGLLDRINQVDLRIFFNPKYKPKPDKPNLYNAQVNEVRQWLDENFNLDANYKLADALIPELIIYSTGGNILAFCPAAYVDDLANAIEKRYTHETLTANSCAVGEKFQLLELRFGLLREPIENTLWLDWYHQKFNQPLVQAYFGYPSSEVERVEFFQKRKSFNELTTKLNILYNQRRSGNDTRQRPSRRYPPMLETHPYLMRDGSDRRSAIMRVEELPRQPYFSEASVRKYLVGDRAKGSLNNDNPDWYKKSGLTWQRGIIDNWVDKFTSFLEKNPTLKRKYYDHISPSSVKIAETLTEVSNASYGYVAYIYADGNNMGSYIQKIPTPQAYQNFSQDVERATLYAVFQALAENLNPHQLRRFNDEESDLENGEFIHPFEIITIGGDDVFLIVPANKALQISQMIGDEFEKILLKEIPIIESTAATGDSPKITGNYRLKHNQPVELQKHHRYKPLTAKLTQCELSTSIGVLITAVNTPIYYARDLVEQLLKSAKERAKKLKASGYNGGTVDFLTLKSITMISSNVKSFREEALTKQASQKLKFYAAPYTLHELAGLITSISALKKAKFPKSQLYQIRSFLEQGKRTAILNYRYFRVRLKQGKDALMRDFEDAWCLPKDNCNKGNLAPWMYDDGKRDPQHSEDPFYETIWRDMVDVYDFIEVSDNETSEVVSGKIES, encoded by the coding sequence ATGAAAGATGCGCCACAAAACATTGCTATAGGAATTAGTTGGTGTTTAGCTTGGGGTGATGAGTATCAACCTCAAGATTTAGCCAAGCAAACACGAGAAGCTTTAAATGGAGGGAACGAATTACCACAGGAATTTCAAGATTTAGTTAGACAGGTAGAGAAAATACAACAGGAAGAATTTCCTCTGTCGGTGGAGGAACTAAAAGCAGTCAGCGAGAAATATTCACAAATTGGAAATGCCAAAGTTGGGTTAGTCTATGGTGGTGCGACTAAGATTAAACAGTATATGTTTGAATCGGCAAAAATCCAAGAAATTCGTGGTGCATCTGGATTGTTGGATAGAATTAACCAAGTTGATTTAAGGATATTTTTTAATCCAAAATATAAACCAAAGCCAGACAAACCCAATCTTTATAACGCTCAAGTGAATGAAGTTAGACAATGGCTAGATGAAAACTTTAATTTAGATGCAAATTACAAGCTTGCTGATGCTTTAATTCCTGAATTAATTATTTATTCTACTGGTGGTAATATACTAGCTTTTTGCCCGGCTGCCTATGTCGATGATTTAGCTAATGCGATTGAGAAACGCTATACACATGAAACTTTAACAGCTAACTCCTGTGCGGTGGGTGAGAAATTTCAATTATTGGAACTGCGCTTTGGTTTATTGCGCGAACCGATTGAAAATACATTATGGTTAGATTGGTATCATCAAAAGTTTAATCAGCCATTAGTGCAAGCTTATTTTGGTTATCCTAGTAGTGAAGTAGAGAGAGTAGAATTTTTTCAAAAACGCAAAAGTTTTAATGAATTAACCACAAAATTGAATATTCTGTATAATCAGCGTCGCAGTGGTAACGATACTCGTCAACGTCCCAGTCGGCGCTATCCACCGATGCTGGAAACCCATCCATACTTGATGCGTGATGGCAGCGATCGCCGTTCTGCTATTATGCGAGTAGAGGAACTACCAAGGCAACCATATTTTTCGGAAGCATCTGTGCGTAAGTATTTGGTAGGCGATAGAGCCAAGGGTAGTTTAAATAATGATAATCCCGATTGGTATAAAAAATCTGGGTTAACTTGGCAAAGAGGCATTATTGACAATTGGGTAGATAAATTCACATCCTTTCTAGAAAAGAATCCCACTTTAAAACGAAAATATTACGATCATATTTCCCCCTCATCTGTAAAAATTGCCGAAACTCTGACCGAAGTTTCTAATGCTAGTTATGGTTATGTTGCCTACATTTATGCCGATGGAAATAATATGGGTAGTTATATTCAAAAAATCCCGACACCACAAGCATATCAAAACTTTAGTCAAGATGTAGAACGAGCCACACTATACGCAGTTTTTCAAGCATTAGCCGAAAACTTAAATCCTCATCAACTCCGCAGATTTAATGATGAGGAGTCAGACTTAGAGAATGGTGAGTTTATCCATCCTTTTGAAATTATTACCATTGGTGGGGATGATGTCTTCTTAATTGTTCCAGCGAATAAAGCCTTACAAATATCCCAGATGATTGGAGATGAATTTGAAAAAATCTTACTTAAAGAGATACCAATTATTGAAAGTACAGCAGCAACCGGAGACTCTCCAAAAATTACAGGTAATTATCGCCTAAAACACAATCAACCAGTTGAGTTGCAGAAACATCACCGTTATAAACCCTTAACTGCAAAACTCACTCAATGTGAATTGAGTACTTCCATTGGCGTATTGATTACAGCTGTCAATACACCCATATACTATGCGAGAGACTTAGTTGAACAATTACTGAAATCAGCAAAAGAACGTGCTAAAAAACTTAAAGCATCTGGATATAATGGCGGGACAGTAGATTTTTTAACTCTCAAATCAATTACCATGATTTCCTCTAATGTTAAAAGCTTTCGAGAAGAAGCATTAACTAAACAAGCATCTCAAAAGTTAAAATTTTACGCCGCACCATACACACTACATGAATTAGCTGGATTAATCACCTCCATCTCTGCTTTGAAAAAAGCTAAGTTTCCCAAATCACAACTGTATCAAATCCGCAGTTTCTTAGAACAGGGTAAACGTACAGCAATTCTCAACTATCGCTATTTTCGCGTCAGACTCAAACAAGGTAAAGACGCATTAATGAGAGATTTTGAAGATGCTTGGTGTTTACCTAAAGACAACTGTAATAAAGGTAATCTAGCACCTTGGATGTATGATGATGGCAAACGTGATCCTCAACATTCAGAAGATCCATTTTACGAAACAATTTGGCGAGATATGGTAGATGTCTATGATTTTATCGAAGTATCAGACAACGAGACATCAGAAGTTGTATCTGGAAAAATTGAATCATGA
- the csx7 gene encoding CRISPR-associated RAMP protein Csx7 translates to MFDTFKNRLEITGVLTTITALRISAGRSSEPIGSDLPVIKDAFGNPLIPGSSFKGAMRSRLESFLRGINPNLAANPAIEAEWSINNDRMNGENGIKKEVEKELEEYQQKERSAKRDQLLTEKIINETDFTSLVFGSPWIASKFQVRDLTIVPDTWFGQYQERDGVAIDRDTETAAEGKLYDFQVVPAGTQFEFKAVVENAEDYELGLLMIGLHQFETEQIPLGGGRSRGLGVVKLEIEKMRWIDVNNNPEKLLTYLQELVNSNSVDNIHSYEDGKTFKQRWTQALINKLRENISNSSTTAATQNS, encoded by the coding sequence ATGTTTGATACATTCAAAAATCGTCTAGAAATTACAGGTGTACTCACCACAATCACCGCATTAAGAATTAGTGCTGGACGTTCTAGTGAACCAATTGGTTCAGATTTACCTGTAATTAAAGATGCGTTTGGTAATCCACTAATACCAGGATCTAGCTTTAAAGGTGCAATGCGATCGCGCTTAGAAAGTTTCCTTCGTGGTATCAATCCCAATTTAGCAGCAAATCCTGCCATAGAAGCCGAATGGTCAATTAATAATGACCGAATGAATGGAGAAAATGGTATTAAGAAAGAAGTTGAAAAAGAACTTGAGGAATATCAACAGAAAGAACGCAGTGCAAAAAGAGATCAGTTACTCACGGAAAAAATTATTAATGAAACTGATTTCACCTCTCTTGTTTTTGGTTCACCCTGGATAGCTAGCAAATTCCAAGTGCGAGATTTAACAATAGTACCCGATACATGGTTTGGACAATATCAAGAAAGAGACGGCGTAGCCATTGACAGAGACACCGAAACCGCCGCAGAAGGAAAACTCTATGATTTCCAAGTCGTTCCGGCTGGGACACAGTTTGAGTTCAAAGCGGTGGTAGAGAATGCAGAAGACTATGAACTAGGGCTGTTGATGATTGGTTTACACCAATTTGAGACGGAACAGATACCTTTGGGGGGAGGGCGATCGCGTGGCTTGGGTGTTGTTAAACTAGAAATTGAGAAAATGCGCTGGATTGATGTCAACAATAACCCAGAAAAACTATTAACGTATCTACAAGAATTAGTCAATAGCAATTCAGTTGATAATATACATAGTTATGAAGACGGGAAAACATTCAAGCAGAGATGGACTCAAGCACTAATTAACAAATTAAGAGAGAATATATCTAATAGTTCCACCACCGCAGCAACCCAAAATTCTTGA
- a CDS encoding O-linked N-acetylglucosamine transferase, SPINDLY family protein yields MSHLTATTQWHQRAEKLFLSGNYIQAANIYEEAIAVEPEIKLHYWYLGLMLLLLGQDAEARKKWLLAVQEEKAEKIKPFKVELFKILQTEAERRESLEEYYLAKKIRLILKEIYPHDIHNLLHLVQLAIKLETYEGESLYKLGIIEILQSEPRVELNLEWLMKTVKSVLDYAPAHQSTLDLVEACVPHCQNDPAIFLITLLLSLTEIAYSQRLPIVAAKLCEISLRLSPNNPEFVSYLSQFYQHAGQYTKGIEAAKLFYSLVQKLVSKVYANRLILSGLISSGGYWSESYSIHQRQKSLIADLIKENPTNLDSKITKLISSSNFFTPYIEDKGRETRQMQNQLLQLCQTNINNYAQEHINKYKAGHLQRKKYKQSHKKLNIGYLSSCLRIHSVGWLARWLLQYRNKDKFNVSAYFINTNPKADPLHDWYINQVDSFYKSSEPLNLVEQIYQDEIDILVDLDSVTLDITCEVIGLKPAPIQVTWLGWDASGSPSVDYFIADPYVLPKDAQEYYQEKIIRLPQTYIAVDGFEVNVPTIRREHLDIPDDAIVYFSGQRGLKRHPNTTRMQLQIIKEVPNSYLLIKGVSDAEFMKQFFEKLAQEVGVDCSKLRFIPMDSVEPVHRANLGIADVVLDTYPYNGATTTLETLWMCLPLVTRVGEQFAARNSYTMMMNAGITEGIAWTDEEYVNWGVRLGKDEALRQHIAWKLKQSRKTSPLWNGKQFARDMENAYQEMWHRYLEGN; encoded by the coding sequence GAAAAAAATGGCTACTAGCAGTCCAAGAAGAAAAAGCTGAAAAAATTAAGCCTTTCAAAGTAGAACTATTCAAAATTTTGCAGACAGAAGCCGAACGTCGAGAAAGTCTAGAAGAATATTACCTAGCTAAAAAAATCCGGTTAATTCTCAAAGAAATTTATCCTCATGATATCCACAACTTATTACATTTAGTACAGCTTGCTATTAAGCTAGAAACCTATGAAGGTGAAAGTTTATATAAATTGGGTATCATAGAGATCCTCCAATCTGAACCAAGAGTAGAACTAAACTTAGAATGGTTAATGAAGACTGTCAAGAGCGTCTTAGATTATGCACCTGCACACCAATCTACCTTGGATTTAGTAGAAGCTTGTGTACCACATTGCCAAAATGATCCCGCAATTTTTTTGATCACCTTACTTTTATCATTGACAGAAATTGCGTACTCCCAAAGACTACCTATAGTAGCAGCAAAGTTATGTGAAATATCTTTGAGATTAAGTCCTAATAATCCAGAGTTTGTCTCATACTTGTCTCAGTTTTATCAACACGCTGGGCAATATACGAAGGGTATAGAAGCTGCTAAATTATTCTACTCCTTAGTTCAAAAACTAGTCAGTAAAGTTTATGCTAATCGTTTAATCTTGAGTGGATTAATCAGTTCTGGTGGTTATTGGTCAGAATCATACTCCATACATCAAAGACAAAAATCATTAATAGCAGACCTCATCAAAGAGAATCCCACAAATCTTGATTCTAAAATCACAAAACTTATCAGTTCTTCTAACTTTTTCACTCCATACATTGAAGATAAAGGTAGAGAAACTAGACAGATGCAAAATCAACTATTGCAACTTTGTCAAACAAATATCAATAATTATGCTCAAGAGCATATCAATAAATATAAAGCAGGTCATCTCCAACGCAAAAAGTACAAGCAATCTCATAAAAAACTCAACATAGGATATCTCTCTTCTTGTCTGAGAATACATTCTGTTGGCTGGCTAGCACGCTGGTTATTGCAGTATAGAAATAAAGATAAATTTAATGTAAGTGCCTATTTCATCAATACTAATCCCAAAGCTGATCCATTACATGATTGGTATATCAATCAAGTTGATAGTTTTTATAAATCTAGTGAGCCTTTGAATCTTGTAGAACAAATATATCAAGATGAGATTGATATTTTGGTTGATTTAGATAGTGTCACCCTAGACATTACTTGTGAAGTGATAGGACTCAAACCTGCACCAATTCAAGTTACTTGGTTAGGTTGGGATGCGTCTGGTAGTCCATCAGTAGATTATTTTATCGCTGACCCTTATGTTTTACCAAAAGACGCACAGGAATACTACCAAGAAAAAATTATCCGGTTACCGCAAACTTATATAGCTGTAGATGGTTTTGAGGTAAATGTCCCGACAATTCGGCGTGAGCATTTAGATATTCCTGATGATGCAATAGTCTATTTTTCCGGTCAGCGAGGTCTGAAACGACATCCAAATACAACAAGAATGCAATTGCAAATTATCAAGGAAGTTCCTAATAGCTACTTGTTGATTAAAGGTGTGTCTGATGCAGAATTTATGAAACAATTTTTTGAAAAATTAGCACAAGAAGTAGGGGTAGATTGCTCAAAATTGAGGTTTATCCCGATGGATTCTGTAGAACCAGTTCATCGAGCTAATTTAGGAATTGCCGATGTAGTATTAGATACTTATCCCTATAATGGGGCTACTACCACTTTAGAAACTTTGTGGATGTGTCTTCCTTTAGTGACGCGAGTTGGTGAGCAATTTGCTGCCCGTAATAGCTACACTATGATGATGAATGCTGGCATCACAGAAGGGATAGCTTGGACTGATGAAGAATATGTAAATTGGGGTGTGCGTTTGGGTAAGGATGAGGCTTTAAGACAACATATTGCTTGGAAGTTAAAACAGTCTAGGAAAACATCACCATTATGGAATGGTAAGCAGTTTGCTCGTGATATGGAGAATGCTTACCAGGAAATGTGGCACAGGTATTTGGAAGGAAATTAA
- the cas1 gene encoding CRISPR-associated endonuclease Cas1, translating to MTTLYLTEAGTVLRYRNESLIIIKQQESKNCRLAEVTLVVVLPGVQLTDVVIAQLLDRGIETIFLRQDGQFRGRLQGHFATNPTIRLAQYRTVETTFGMALAQKLVMGKVRNQRVILQRRNRATGGKISELTEAIDLMSAYAAQLTNTTTPLNRNELMGVEGICARTYYQGLRHWFPAQWNFSGRNRRPPLDPVNALLSWGYGVLLARVFSASVQAGLDPYLGFFHAIEPYRPNLVLDLMEEFRPVVVDQAVISIIQADLLTPEDFQPSPDGVGIWLGTMAKKLLLGELERRLRTSLLYPPQNRQLSLSQILLEQARSLGRCLLQSSLDYEAFVIK from the coding sequence ATGACTACACTCTACTTGACTGAAGCCGGAACAGTCCTTCGCTATCGCAACGAATCCTTAATCATCATCAAACAACAAGAGTCGAAAAATTGCCGCTTGGCAGAAGTCACTCTCGTGGTAGTCTTGCCTGGAGTGCAGTTAACAGATGTAGTCATTGCTCAATTACTCGACCGGGGTATTGAAACTATCTTTCTCCGTCAAGATGGTCAATTTCGTGGTCGTCTTCAGGGACACTTTGCTACTAACCCGACCATTCGTCTAGCACAGTACCGCACTGTCGAAACTACTTTTGGTATGGCCTTAGCACAAAAATTAGTTATGGGTAAAGTCCGTAACCAACGAGTAATACTCCAACGACGCAATCGTGCTACTGGGGGAAAAATTAGTGAGTTAACAGAAGCGATCGATTTAATGAGTGCCTATGCTGCCCAGTTAACCAACACTACCACACCATTGAATCGAAACGAATTGATGGGAGTTGAAGGTATCTGCGCTCGTACATATTATCAAGGTTTGCGACATTGGTTTCCTGCACAGTGGAATTTTAGCGGACGCAACCGCCGTCCACCACTAGACCCGGTAAATGCTTTGTTGAGTTGGGGATATGGAGTATTATTAGCACGGGTATTTTCTGCTTCTGTTCAAGCCGGACTTGACCCATATTTAGGATTTTTTCACGCCATTGAACCCTATCGGCCTAATCTAGTGCTGGATTTGATGGAAGAATTTCGACCAGTGGTAGTAGACCAAGCTGTTATTTCCATAATTCAAGCAGATTTATTAACACCAGAAGATTTTCAACCTTCACCTGATGGTGTGGGTATCTGGTTGGGTACTATGGCAAAAAAGCTATTACTCGGTGAATTAGAACGACGCTTACGCACTTCTCTGCTTTATCCACCGCAAAATCGTCAGTTGAGTTTGAGTCAAATTTTACTCGAACAAGCTCGTAGTTTAGGACGCTGTTTGTTGCAGTCGAGTTTAGATTATGAGGCGTTTGTCATTAAATAA
- a CDS encoding RAMP superfamily CRISPR-associated protein, whose translation MHKRFVNHCTIDLTIIPDSPILIKSGKEGADPTKPDMEFVETYHAGGRSIYLPGSSLKGAIRAHAERIVRTVGSEERPPENISKLWANNPLSNDDYLDKFKKQNQNNIHLGANLYKLSSFTDQIFGNTSIASRIRIEDAHPDSSQPLRIEERNGVAIDRVFGSVAVGPFNYQVCTAGEFKTKIHLKNFTLAQLGLIGLVLRDLNDGWFGLGFAKSRGLGTVEVKLNQAVVQYPGCELQDGKISALGSAKQWNHTFLLGVGEFLETDDAKLYGFPTVDNQDTPVAAQAMDLGFGVQMTWREGTVNDLFERCVRSWSNLLVGVK comes from the coding sequence ATGCACAAAAGATTTGTTAATCACTGCACCATTGATTTAACTATCATTCCTGATAGTCCAATTTTAATTAAGTCAGGCAAAGAAGGCGCAGACCCGACAAAACCTGATATGGAATTTGTCGAAACCTATCATGCTGGAGGACGTTCGATTTATTTACCAGGAAGTAGTTTAAAAGGAGCAATTCGCGCTCATGCAGAACGTATAGTTAGAACTGTAGGAAGTGAAGAACGTCCGCCGGAAAATATTTCAAAACTTTGGGCTAATAACCCTTTAAGTAATGATGACTATCTAGACAAATTCAAAAAGCAGAATCAAAATAATATTCACCTGGGAGCAAATTTATATAAACTATCTAGTTTTACAGACCAAATATTTGGTAATACTTCTATTGCTAGTAGAATTAGAATTGAAGATGCTCATCCAGATAGTTCTCAACCTCTCAGAATTGAAGAACGTAATGGTGTAGCTATTGATAGAGTATTTGGTTCTGTGGCAGTGGGGCCTTTTAATTATCAAGTTTGCACTGCTGGTGAATTTAAGACTAAGATTCATTTGAAAAATTTTACCTTAGCACAACTAGGTTTAATTGGTTTAGTATTGCGAGACTTAAACGATGGTTGGTTTGGTTTAGGCTTTGCTAAATCTCGTGGTTTGGGTACTGTGGAAGTTAAGTTAAATCAAGCTGTTGTACAATATCCTGGTTGTGAATTGCAAGATGGGAAAATTTCTGCTTTGGGTAGTGCAAAACAATGGAATCATACTTTTCTTTTAGGTGTTGGAGAGTTTTTAGAAACTGATGATGCTAAATTATATGGTTTTCCCACAGTAGATAATCAAGATACACCAGTCGCAGCACAAGCAATGGATTTAGGCTTTGGTGTACAAATGACTTGGCGAGAAGGAACAGTTAACGACTTATTTGAAAGATGTGTTAGGTCTTGGAGTAATTTATTAGTGGGTGTTAAATGA
- the csx10 gene encoding CRISPR-associated RAMP protein Csx10, translating to MQKIDLEIQALSPLAIGRQKPGGNVSEVEKYIPGSVIRGAIASQILNQVHPPIISDDDDFHKLFLGDNPAIFKNAYPAKNTINSEVRVIPATALSSKAKSGFKSEKTYGAFDTLIDYFCADRYGYIYDPNCPGDGGRLDTFTGFYSQQNGKYDNSSINSRLLTRVGINRRRATSEERVLYSIAVLNESQQKKQQPVIYRGAVLVNDDLALSLQQFIQSHRDNLRLGGAGSRGLGKVKITANTPVAIQSNAINQVAEFNQKLHQRWHEWSEIFGTPLETLPKNRTYFTIDLQADAILTDNWQRTTVISTKMLQEFTKIDDDSLQLHTAYSSYDYRSGWNSAWGLMKDIELVTSKGSVYLFSTENQHLWLQAWENLEIYGIGDRTSEGFGQVQICNEFHSVFREKAK from the coding sequence ATGCAAAAGATTGATTTAGAAATTCAAGCACTGTCTCCTTTAGCAATTGGTAGACAAAAACCAGGGGGGAATGTCAGTGAGGTAGAAAAGTATATTCCTGGTTCTGTAATTCGTGGTGCGATCGCTAGTCAAATATTAAACCAAGTTCATCCACCAATCATTAGTGATGACGATGATTTTCACAAGTTATTCTTAGGTGACAATCCAGCTATTTTTAAAAATGCTTATCCAGCTAAGAACACAATTAATTCCGAAGTCAGAGTTATTCCTGCTACTGCTTTAAGTTCTAAAGCCAAGTCTGGGTTTAAATCAGAAAAAACTTATGGGGCTTTTGATACTTTAATCGATTACTTTTGTGCTGATAGATATGGTTATATTTATGATCCTAATTGTCCTGGAGATGGAGGTAGATTAGATACATTTACAGGTTTTTATAGTCAACAAAACGGAAAATATGACAATTCATCTATAAATAGTCGCTTGTTAACTAGAGTAGGGATTAATCGCCGTCGCGCCACCTCGGAAGAAAGGGTACTCTATAGCATTGCAGTTTTAAATGAATCGCAACAAAAGAAACAACAACCTGTCATATATAGGGGTGCAGTGTTAGTCAATGATGATTTAGCCTTATCTTTACAACAATTTATTCAAAGTCATCGAGATAATTTACGTTTAGGAGGTGCAGGTTCACGAGGCTTAGGTAAGGTCAAAATTACAGCTAATACACCTGTTGCTATTCAGTCAAATGCCATTAATCAAGTAGCCGAGTTTAACCAAAAATTACATCAACGCTGGCATGAATGGAGTGAGATATTTGGTACGCCTTTAGAAACATTACCAAAGAATCGGACTTATTTCACCATCGATCTACAAGCTGATGCCATTCTCACAGATAATTGGCAACGCACTACGGTGATTTCTACAAAAATGCTTCAAGAGTTTACAAAGATTGATGATGATTCTCTACAACTACATACAGCTTACAGTAGTTATGACTATCGTTCTGGTTGGAATTCTGCCTGGGGTTTGATGAAAGATATAGAGTTAGTTACAAGTAAAGGAAGTGTGTATTTATTTAGTACAGAAAATCAGCATTTATGGTTACAAGCATGGGAAAATTTAGAAATTTATGGAATAGGCGATCGCACTTCGGAAGGTTTTGGACAAGTGCAAATTTGTAATGAATTTCATAGTGTATTTAGAGAGAAGGCAAAATGA
- the cas2 gene encoding CRISPR-associated endonuclease Cas2 translates to MAKLYLVCYDVPDDKRRTKLAKLLEQRCQRVQYSVFECPLDDATLSSLLEKRWLAVLNLHEDNLRIYPLDATAKQQTRVYGSQPPYEPPDYLIL, encoded by the coding sequence ATGGCGAAACTCTATTTAGTGTGTTATGACGTACCTGACGACAAGCGCCGGACTAAACTAGCCAAGTTGCTGGAACAACGCTGTCAACGTGTACAGTATTCTGTGTTTGAGTGTCCTTTGGATGATGCCACTTTAAGTTCTTTGTTAGAAAAGCGTTGGTTAGCTGTACTGAATTTGCATGAAGATAATTTGAGGATTTATCCCCTAGATGCGACAGCAAAACAGCAAACGCGAGTGTATGGTAGCCAGCCTCCATACGAACCACCTGATTATTTAATTTTGTAA
- the csx18 gene encoding CRISPR-associated protein Csx18, with amino-acid sequence MSTSVAKKLVKYRSWIVAVTNAAVTWVILIIAPLGLFAVIACTVAVFIATLAVSAICDRVLFQLLRNLQRDVMEARSEKDHPDLGGLSSYIDLPAEQQKEERK; translated from the coding sequence ATGTCTACATCTGTAGCCAAAAAGTTAGTCAAATACCGTAGTTGGATTGTAGCTGTGACTAATGCAGCAGTTACGTGGGTGATCTTGATTATCGCGCCTTTGGGTTTATTTGCGGTGATTGCTTGCACTGTGGCAGTGTTTATCGCCACTTTAGCTGTGAGTGCAATATGTGACAGGGTTTTATTTCAACTTTTGCGTAACCTCCAGCGCGATGTCATGGAAGCGAGGAGTGAAAAAGATCACCCAGATTTAGGAGGACTATCTAGTTATATAGACTTACCCGCAGAACAACAAAAAGAGGAACGCAAATGA